One stretch of Ornithinimicrobium ciconiae DNA includes these proteins:
- a CDS encoding siderophore-interacting protein, with translation MSRALRVRDTLIRAAYARSMSMPIEREAHQLFRVTVTAAEQVSPIMRRLTLRAPELADYQPLGPDEYFGLVMPAAGQDLPALPEADPDRATPRGSFDVPDEQQPDVRWYTIRAHRPEVGEVDVDVVTHGDAGPGSAWVLRAEVGSQAAFQTGTAAYRTEQASGAQVIAGDETALPAISRILEELPATVEAHVFLEVPAVTDVPPLPSPRSAMITVVERGTGLPGSALVPAIEAASLPIPTASWIAGEKATVAAVRRYLTSEIGAAKRAVYFCPYWILGKPRG, from the coding sequence ATGAGCAGAGCACTTCGCGTCCGCGACACCCTGATCCGGGCGGCCTACGCCCGCTCGATGTCCATGCCGATCGAGCGGGAGGCACACCAGCTGTTCCGGGTCACCGTGACCGCAGCAGAGCAGGTGTCACCCATCATGCGGCGCCTGACCCTGCGTGCCCCCGAGCTGGCGGACTACCAGCCCCTGGGCCCGGACGAGTACTTCGGCCTGGTCATGCCCGCCGCGGGTCAGGACCTGCCCGCCCTGCCGGAGGCGGACCCGGACCGGGCCACCCCCCGCGGCAGCTTCGATGTCCCGGACGAGCAGCAGCCGGACGTGCGGTGGTACACCATCCGGGCCCACCGTCCTGAGGTCGGCGAGGTCGACGTCGACGTCGTCACGCACGGGGACGCCGGCCCGGGCTCGGCCTGGGTGCTGCGGGCCGAGGTCGGCTCCCAGGCAGCGTTCCAGACCGGGACGGCTGCCTACCGCACCGAGCAGGCATCCGGTGCGCAGGTGATCGCTGGCGACGAGACGGCGCTGCCGGCCATCAGCCGTATTCTCGAGGAGCTGCCCGCCACCGTCGAGGCGCACGTCTTCCTCGAGGTGCCGGCCGTCACGGATGTGCCGCCGCTGCCGTCGCCCCGGTCCGCCATGATCACCGTGGTGGAGCGTGGGACCGGCCTGCCCGGCTCGGCCCTGGTCCCCGCGATCGAGGCGGCGAGCCTGCCGATCCCGACGGCGTCCTGGATCGCCGGGGAGAAGGCCACCGTCGCGGCGGTGCGCCGCTATCTGACGAGCGAGATCGGGGCTGCCAAGCGCGCCGTCTACTTCTGCCCCTACTGGATCCTGGGCAAGCCGCGCGGCTAG
- a CDS encoding ABC transporter ATP-binding protein, giving the protein MTLQAQNLSLAYGKRSVVEGLNLDIPPGQVTAIVGPNGCGKSTALRGLARLLRPSAGQVLLDGTDIHTLPTKAVARRVGLLPQSPVVPEGITVAELVARGRHPHHGLLRQWSRDDDRVVAESLDRTHTTELAGRQVDQLSGGQRQRVWIAMALAQRTGLLLLDEPTSFLDIAHQVEVLDLVRDLAIEDGTTVVMVLHDLPLAARYADHLIAMRNGAIVAEGEPQDVVTAQTVCDVFGITCRVRWEEAGDVSVIPLGRHLPTRRARSRSVATTLTAPPSPSTPTTAPTSTPTSTPLMTLQEPR; this is encoded by the coding sequence ATGACCCTGCAAGCCCAGAACCTCTCGCTGGCCTATGGCAAGCGGTCGGTCGTTGAGGGCCTCAACCTCGACATCCCGCCCGGACAGGTCACCGCGATCGTCGGACCCAACGGCTGCGGGAAGTCCACCGCCCTGCGGGGCCTGGCCCGCCTGCTGCGACCGTCCGCCGGCCAGGTCCTCCTGGACGGCACCGACATCCACACCCTGCCGACCAAGGCGGTCGCCCGACGGGTCGGGCTGCTCCCGCAGAGCCCCGTCGTCCCCGAGGGCATCACCGTGGCTGAGCTGGTGGCCCGCGGACGTCACCCCCACCACGGCCTGCTCCGTCAGTGGAGCCGTGACGACGACCGGGTCGTCGCCGAGTCCCTGGACCGCACCCACACCACGGAGCTGGCCGGACGACAGGTCGACCAGCTCTCCGGCGGTCAGCGGCAACGGGTCTGGATCGCGATGGCCCTGGCGCAGCGCACCGGCCTGCTGCTGCTGGACGAGCCGACCTCGTTCCTGGACATCGCCCACCAGGTCGAGGTGCTTGACCTGGTCCGTGACCTCGCGATCGAGGACGGGACCACGGTGGTCATGGTGCTGCACGACCTGCCCCTCGCCGCCCGGTATGCCGACCACCTGATCGCGATGCGCAACGGTGCCATCGTCGCCGAGGGGGAGCCGCAGGACGTGGTCACCGCCCAGACCGTCTGCGACGTCTTCGGCATCACCTGCCGGGTGCGCTGGGAGGAGGCTGGCGACGTCAGCGTGATCCCCCTGGGCCGTCACCTGCCGACCAGGCGCGCCCGGTCCCGATCCGTCGCCACCACCCTCACCGCACCCCCGTCCCCGTCCACACCCACAACCGCACCCACGTCCACACCCACGTCCACACCCCTGATGACTCTCCAGGAGCCCCGATGA
- a CDS encoding FecCD family ABC transporter permease, with protein MTTAPVQHRPEPDLARSLEAIHQATRGVRQRLTWVISSLLLLLLGAVAARVLLGDFTITIPDFFRIVTGTEIPGASFILMESKLPRAVIGVLAGLALGATGATFQTMARNPLASPDVLGITLGCSAAAVTATVLFDASDSVVSLAALAGGGAVALALVTLSGSHPGAAPGRMILIGIALAAMLVSVIHWVLVRADIYQAHEAMVWLTGSLTGVTWGQIRVLALIVLLTLPLLLYVGSHLQVVELGDDLASGLGRSPRTTRMRAIALVVVLTAATTAVCGPIAFVAFLSGPIARRLLGGRPSLLTAGLVGAVIVVVADYLAAYALPSNNFPVGVVTGLAGAPFLLWLLATSRPAAQKA; from the coding sequence ATGACGACAGCACCCGTGCAGCACCGACCCGAGCCCGACCTGGCCCGGTCCCTCGAGGCGATCCACCAGGCGACCCGAGGCGTCCGCCAACGCCTCACCTGGGTTATCTCGAGCCTGCTCCTGCTGCTCCTGGGAGCCGTCGCGGCGCGGGTGCTGCTGGGCGACTTCACGATCACCATCCCCGACTTCTTCCGGATCGTCACCGGCACCGAGATCCCGGGGGCCTCCTTCATCCTGATGGAGTCCAAGCTGCCGCGCGCCGTGATCGGGGTGCTCGCCGGACTGGCCCTTGGAGCCACAGGTGCCACCTTCCAGACGATGGCGCGCAATCCCCTGGCCAGCCCCGACGTGCTGGGCATCACCCTGGGCTGCTCGGCAGCAGCGGTGACCGCCACCGTCCTGTTCGACGCGTCGGACTCCGTCGTGTCGCTCGCGGCGCTCGCCGGGGGAGGCGCGGTCGCCCTCGCCCTGGTCACCCTGTCCGGCAGCCACCCGGGCGCCGCACCCGGACGGATGATCCTGATCGGCATCGCTCTGGCCGCGATGCTCGTCTCGGTGATCCACTGGGTCCTGGTGCGGGCCGACATCTATCAGGCGCACGAGGCGATGGTCTGGCTGACCGGCAGCCTCACCGGTGTCACCTGGGGCCAGATCCGCGTGCTCGCCCTGATCGTGCTCCTCACCCTGCCATTGCTGCTGTATGTCGGCAGTCACCTGCAGGTGGTCGAGCTCGGGGACGACCTGGCCTCCGGCCTGGGACGGTCTCCCCGGACCACCCGCATGAGGGCGATTGCCCTGGTGGTTGTGCTGACCGCGGCCACGACCGCGGTCTGTGGTCCCATCGCGTTCGTCGCCTTCCTCTCCGGCCCCATCGCGCGGCGGTTGCTCGGCGGCCGCCCCTCGTTGCTCACCGCCGGCCTGGTCGGCGCCGTGATCGTGGTCGTGGCGGACTACCTGGCGGCCTACGCGCTGCCCAGCAACAACTTCCCCGTCGGGGTCGTCACCGGCCTGGCCGGCGCCCCCTTCCTGCTGTGGCTCCTGGCCACCAGCCGACCAGCAGCCCAGAAAGCCTAA
- a CDS encoding FecCD family ABC transporter permease produces MTGSRRLPAGAVILLGVTALAVAFALSLAIGSRSISPVAALEALAPVLRGDPTGAFEEGIVASRLDRSLIGLVVGTAVALSGAAMQGLTRNPLADPSILGVNSGAALAVVLGLQFAGISSVGGYLWLALLGGLITAVVVYAVASVSQGDQSLTMVLTGAAVTAGVTSIIAGVLVSNQGALQEFRFWQVGSVAGRDAGIITDVLPLLLISLVIVLVSGPVLNAAALGEELERALGQRILLARGVVALGAVGLAASAVALAGPIAFVGLVVPHIVRLATGPDYRKILLGSALVGPVLILLTDTLGRIVTPPTEVQVGIMTAILGAPVLILMIRRAVLR; encoded by the coding sequence GTGACTGGGAGCCGTCGCCTCCCCGCCGGTGCGGTGATCCTCCTGGGGGTCACCGCGCTGGCGGTGGCGTTCGCGCTCTCCCTGGCCATCGGCTCGCGGAGCATCTCACCGGTGGCAGCGCTCGAGGCGCTCGCGCCGGTGCTGCGTGGTGACCCGACCGGTGCCTTCGAGGAGGGGATCGTCGCCTCCCGTCTGGACCGCAGCCTGATCGGGCTGGTCGTCGGCACGGCGGTGGCCCTCTCCGGCGCGGCGATGCAGGGGCTGACCCGCAACCCGCTGGCCGACCCGAGCATCCTCGGTGTCAACTCAGGGGCAGCGCTGGCCGTCGTGCTGGGGCTGCAGTTCGCCGGGATCTCCAGTGTCGGTGGCTATCTGTGGCTCGCGCTGCTCGGTGGTCTCATCACGGCCGTCGTGGTCTATGCCGTCGCCTCGGTGAGCCAGGGCGACCAGTCCCTGACCATGGTCCTGACCGGCGCGGCGGTGACGGCCGGGGTGACCAGCATCATCGCCGGGGTCCTGGTGAGCAACCAGGGGGCACTGCAGGAGTTCCGCTTCTGGCAGGTCGGCTCGGTCGCGGGCCGGGACGCCGGGATCATCACCGACGTGCTCCCGCTGCTGCTGATCAGCCTGGTCATCGTCCTGGTGTCCGGGCCGGTCCTCAACGCCGCCGCGCTGGGCGAGGAGCTGGAGCGGGCGCTGGGACAGCGGATCCTGCTCGCCCGCGGGGTGGTCGCCCTCGGGGCGGTCGGTCTGGCGGCCAGTGCCGTGGCGCTGGCCGGGCCCATCGCCTTCGTTGGCCTGGTGGTGCCTCACATCGTGCGCCTGGCAACGGGTCCGGACTACCGCAAGATCCTGCTGGGCAGTGCTCTGGTCGGTCCGGTCCTGATCCTCCTCACGGACACCCTGGGGCGGATCGTGACGCCGCCGACGGAGGTGCAGGTCGGCATCATGACGGCCATCCTCGGCGCGCCCGTGCTGATCCTGATGATCAGGCGGGCGGTGCTGCGATGA
- a CDS encoding iron-siderophore ABC transporter substrate-binding protein gives MPSPMSAPQPRSAAATAPAPQLTVPRRTRALLGVCTLGLVLVAGCSTGPTDDTATTDNAGPTDETGGTSDTDSTSAGSGDSAEDSADAAGETGAAQFPVTIEHAFGETTIESDPQRVATVGWSDQDTVVALGEVPVGSVRISWGGNDAGSTDWFDAAVTELGSDPGEVTRYDDADGIPTDEIAQLAPDLIIGTNSGMTQEEYDALSKIAPVVAFPETAWGTPWRDSVEMVGQAIGRDAEADAVLAELEVDLDTVSSEHPELAGTSMAWTWYTATDLSTIGVYTATDLRPQLMHEFGMVDASKVTELTEANPGTFSANLSSEQADTLDADVLFFYVEDESQVDQLVNEPLIGSTPALANGSFVALTDMQLMSALSSPTPLTIPVVLEEFVPLASEAAEKVQ, from the coding sequence GTGCCGTCACCGATGTCCGCGCCGCAGCCGCGCAGCGCCGCAGCCACAGCCCCAGCCCCACAGCTCACCGTCCCTCGCCGCACCCGTGCACTGCTGGGGGTGTGCACCCTTGGGCTCGTGCTGGTCGCGGGCTGCTCCACTGGCCCGACGGACGACACCGCCACCACGGACAACGCCGGCCCGACGGACGAGACTGGAGGCACGAGTGACACCGACAGCACGAGTGCCGGCTCGGGCGACTCCGCTGAGGACAGCGCGGACGCGGCAGGCGAGACCGGGGCGGCACAGTTCCCGGTGACCATTGAGCACGCCTTCGGCGAGACGACCATCGAGTCGGACCCCCAGCGCGTCGCCACCGTCGGCTGGTCGGACCAGGACACGGTCGTCGCGCTCGGCGAGGTGCCGGTCGGCTCCGTCAGGATCTCCTGGGGCGGCAACGACGCCGGGTCCACGGACTGGTTTGACGCCGCCGTCACCGAACTCGGCAGCGACCCGGGCGAGGTCACCCGCTATGACGACGCTGACGGCATCCCCACCGACGAGATCGCCCAGCTCGCCCCCGATTTGATCATCGGCACCAACTCCGGCATGACGCAGGAGGAGTATGACGCGCTGTCCAAGATCGCACCGGTCGTCGCCTTCCCGGAGACCGCGTGGGGCACCCCGTGGCGCGACTCGGTCGAGATGGTGGGTCAGGCCATCGGCCGAGACGCCGAGGCCGATGCAGTGCTGGCCGAGCTCGAGGTCGATCTTGACACGGTGAGCTCCGAGCACCCCGAGCTCGCGGGCACCTCCATGGCCTGGACCTGGTACACCGCCACCGACCTCAGCACCATCGGCGTCTACACCGCCACGGACCTGCGCCCGCAGCTGATGCACGAGTTCGGGATGGTCGACGCCAGCAAGGTCACCGAGCTCACGGAGGCCAACCCGGGCACGTTCAGCGCCAACCTGTCCTCCGAGCAGGCCGACACCCTGGATGCCGACGTCCTCTTCTTCTATGTCGAGGACGAGAGCCAGGTCGATCAACTGGTCAACGAGCCGCTCATCGGATCGACACCGGCCCTGGCCAACGGCTCCTTCGTGGCTCTCACGGACATGCAGCTCATGAGCGCCCTGTCCTCGCCCACCCCGCTGACGATCCCCGTGGTCCTGGAGGAGTTCGTCCCCCTGGCCAGCGAGGCGGCAGAGAAGGTGCAGTGA
- a CDS encoding LysM peptidoglycan-binding domain-containing protein, with amino-acid sequence MGIFDKIKDAVEDAADAASNTTKDAKKADTTADATADRAATPKSDRGSLGDKLDRAQDQLQDAKEEATAKERPEAKQGKPAAESKPAEKAKPAEKAQPAGGGSQTYTVKAGDTLSEVGAKYGVSYMDIAKASGIDNPDLIFPGQKLTIPGK; translated from the coding sequence ATGGGCATCTTCGACAAGATCAAGGACGCGGTGGAGGACGCGGCGGACGCCGCGAGCAACACCACCAAGGACGCCAAGAAGGCCGACACCACGGCTGACGCCACGGCTGACAGGGCCGCCACGCCGAAGAGCGACAGGGGGTCCCTGGGCGACAAGCTGGACCGGGCTCAGGACCAGCTCCAGGACGCCAAGGAGGAGGCGACCGCCAAGGAGCGGCCCGAGGCCAAGCAGGGCAAGCCTGCGGCGGAGTCGAAGCCGGCGGAGAAGGCCAAGCCGGCCGAGAAGGCCCAGCCCGCCGGAGGCGGTTCCCAGACCTACACCGTCAAGGCCGGAGACACCCTGAGTGAGGTCGGCGCGAAGTACGGCGTGTCCTACATGGACATCGCCAAGGCGTCCGGGATCGACAACCCGGACCTGATCTTCCCGGGCCAGAAGCTCACCATCCCGGGCAAGTGA
- a CDS encoding MogA/MoaB family molybdenum cofactor biosynthesis protein — protein MSNTADLPPTSVLVITVSDRAASGSREDRSGPRLVERFREAGYAVTGPRLVTDGVEPVGDGLRAGLAEGFGLIATTGGTGVSPRDFTPEATRTLVTRELVGVAEYLRSEGAHHTPLATLSRGVVGVADSDDPDVTGTLLVNLPGSLTGVEQSMDALLPLLPHILSQIIGWDH, from the coding sequence ATGAGCAACACCGCTGATCTGCCCCCGACCAGTGTCCTGGTGATCACTGTGTCAGACCGGGCGGCGAGCGGTTCCCGCGAGGACCGGTCCGGTCCCCGCCTGGTCGAGAGGTTCCGCGAGGCTGGCTACGCGGTGACGGGCCCACGGCTGGTGACCGACGGGGTTGAGCCCGTCGGCGACGGCCTGCGCGCGGGCCTTGCCGAGGGCTTCGGCCTGATAGCCACGACGGGGGGCACCGGGGTCTCCCCCCGGGACTTCACCCCCGAGGCCACCCGCACCCTGGTGACCCGGGAGCTCGTCGGCGTCGCTGAGTACCTGCGCAGCGAGGGTGCCCACCACACCCCCCTGGCCACCCTGTCCCGCGGCGTGGTCGGCGTCGCGGACTCAGACGACCCGGATGTCACCGGGACCCTGCTGGTCAACCTGCCCGGCAGCCTCACAGGAGTGGAGCAGTCGATGGATGCGTTGTTGCCGCTGCTGCCCCACATCCTGTCTCAGATCATCGGATGGGATCACTGA
- the moaA gene encoding GTP 3',8-cyclase MoaA yields the protein MALLDTYGRAHRDLRISLTDRCSLRCTYCMPEQGLPWLAKPTLLTTEELIHLARIAVGLGIDEVRLTGGEPLLRRDLVDVVAGISALGVEVSMTTNALGLDKMAPDLVAAGLTRVNISLDTLDRETFKTLARRDRLDDTLAGIAAADAAGLAPLKLNTVLMRDINDHESPALLAFALEHGYQLRFIEQMPLDAGHTWRRDNMVTGEEVLVRLRKHYDLTPAEQRGSAPAERFLVDGGPATVGVIASVTAPFCGACDRVRLTADGQVRNCLFATTETDLRTPLREGASDEELGELVQACITAKLPGHGINDPGFLQPARPMSAIGG from the coding sequence ATGGCACTGCTCGACACCTATGGCCGGGCGCACCGGGACCTGCGCATCTCGTTGACCGACCGATGCTCGCTCCGGTGCACCTACTGCATGCCGGAGCAGGGACTTCCCTGGCTGGCGAAGCCAACCCTGTTGACCACCGAGGAACTCATCCACCTGGCGCGCATCGCCGTGGGCCTGGGCATCGACGAGGTCCGACTGACCGGTGGGGAGCCCCTGCTGCGGCGCGACCTGGTGGACGTGGTCGCCGGCATCTCGGCCCTGGGCGTCGAGGTGTCCATGACGACCAATGCCCTCGGGCTCGACAAGATGGCGCCCGACCTGGTCGCCGCCGGACTCACCAGGGTCAACATCAGTCTCGACACGCTCGACCGCGAGACCTTCAAGACCCTGGCGCGACGGGACCGCCTCGATGACACCCTCGCCGGCATCGCGGCGGCCGACGCTGCTGGGCTGGCTCCCCTGAAACTCAACACCGTGCTGATGCGTGACATCAACGACCACGAGTCCCCGGCCCTGCTGGCCTTCGCTCTCGAGCACGGCTACCAGTTGCGCTTTATCGAGCAGATGCCACTCGACGCCGGACACACCTGGCGGCGGGACAACATGGTCACCGGCGAGGAGGTGCTGGTCCGCCTGCGCAAGCACTACGACCTGACGCCGGCCGAGCAGCGCGGCAGCGCTCCTGCCGAGCGCTTCCTGGTGGACGGCGGCCCCGCCACTGTCGGGGTGATCGCCTCGGTCACCGCTCCGTTCTGTGGCGCCTGCGACCGGGTGCGCCTCACCGCCGACGGGCAGGTGCGCAACTGCCTGTTCGCCACGACCGAGACGGACCTGCGGACGCCCCTGCGTGAGGGAGCCAGCGATGAGGAGCTGGGCGAGCTCGTCCAGGCCTGCATCACCGCCAAACTGCCCGGCCACGGGATCAATGACCCCGGCTTCCTGCAGCCGGCCCGTCCGATGAGTGCCATCGGCGGCTGA
- a CDS encoding sugar transferase, translating to MASRAKRCIDVLGATMLLGLLLVLLPLVALAIKIDSRGPVFHVQQRVGLHGRTFRMYKLRSMTCTAEADGLARWTFPGDPRVTRLGRLLRASHLDEVPQGLNILRGEMSLVGPRPERPELVVELMQQFAQFEQRLVVRPGLTGQAQVRHCYTSAVEDWHGKLAHDLDYVRAGSLRGDLPILTSTVMQVLRLKGL from the coding sequence GTGGCTTCACGGGCCAAACGCTGCATCGACGTCCTGGGCGCGACCATGCTCCTGGGTCTGCTGCTCGTGCTGCTGCCCCTGGTGGCCCTCGCGATCAAGATCGACAGTCGGGGCCCGGTCTTTCACGTCCAGCAACGGGTCGGACTCCACGGCAGAACCTTCCGGATGTACAAGCTGCGCTCGATGACGTGCACCGCAGAGGCGGACGGGCTGGCCCGCTGGACCTTCCCCGGTGACCCGCGGGTCACCCGACTCGGCCGCCTCCTGCGAGCCAGCCATCTCGACGAGGTCCCCCAGGGGCTCAACATCCTCCGCGGTGAGATGTCCCTGGTCGGACCGCGTCCGGAGCGGCCCGAGCTGGTCGTGGAGCTGATGCAGCAGTTCGCCCAGTTCGAGCAGCGCCTCGTCGTGCGCCCAGGGCTCACCGGTCAGGCGCAGGTGCGACACTGCTATACTTCGGCGGTCGAGGACTGGCACGGCAAGCTCGCCCACGACCTGGACTATGTCCGAGCCGGTTCCTTGCGGGGCGACCTGCCGATCCTCACCAGCACCGTGATGCAGGTGCTGCGCCTCAAGGGACTATGA
- a CDS encoding glycosyltransferase — protein MPSRLSIGILASTGLHLDSFFVRIADLLRAHGHLVHFAAGTPMEHGRSHVVESLTQRPRLVNLGTGGDLRRWAQHVGADVVLVNTATAGLLARRASLPVPVVYFAHGLHWREAGARRTAHWELLERWALPGTASAIVLNAEDHRWFQRWAPDLPVHQLPFGVGLPVDAFQPSPQPDTNVVVWIGEHTTRKRPWLALEVAAELRRRGSPIQLRMLGRGPLTAELTRRAEELGIAADVHLPGFVATAPELQSARLLLHTADWEGLPRVILEAMAVHRPTAAFDVKGVRGLPSVHLAPDRDLGAMSDIIERELAEPTAPDVYPAREDLSDVPVVTTLEAVLSQAVRGDARTAHRA, from the coding sequence GTGCCCTCGCGGTTGAGCATCGGGATCCTGGCCAGCACCGGCCTGCACCTCGACTCGTTCTTTGTCCGCATCGCGGATCTGCTGCGCGCGCACGGACATCTCGTCCACTTCGCGGCCGGCACCCCGATGGAGCACGGACGCTCGCACGTGGTCGAGTCGCTGACCCAGCGGCCCCGGCTGGTCAACCTGGGCACGGGCGGCGACCTGCGCAGGTGGGCCCAGCACGTGGGGGCCGACGTCGTCCTGGTCAATACCGCCACGGCCGGGTTGCTCGCCCGGCGAGCCTCCCTCCCGGTCCCGGTCGTCTACTTCGCCCACGGTCTGCACTGGCGTGAGGCCGGCGCACGGCGCACCGCTCACTGGGAGCTGCTCGAACGCTGGGCACTGCCCGGCACCGCGTCAGCCATCGTCCTCAACGCCGAGGACCACCGATGGTTCCAGCGCTGGGCCCCGGACCTGCCCGTGCACCAGCTGCCGTTCGGAGTCGGCCTGCCGGTCGATGCCTTTCAGCCGTCGCCGCAGCCAGACACCAACGTGGTGGTGTGGATCGGAGAGCACACCACCCGCAAACGCCCCTGGCTCGCCCTCGAGGTCGCTGCCGAGCTGCGCCGGCGGGGCAGCCCGATCCAGCTGCGGATGCTGGGGCGCGGCCCACTCACGGCAGAGCTCACCCGCCGCGCCGAGGAGCTGGGTATCGCCGCCGACGTGCACCTGCCCGGCTTTGTCGCCACTGCACCAGAGTTGCAGAGCGCGCGCCTGCTGCTGCACACGGCAGACTGGGAGGGACTACCCAGGGTGATTCTGGAGGCGATGGCGGTGCACCGACCGACAGCGGCGTTCGACGTCAAGGGCGTGCGAGGCCTGCCGTCGGTGCACCTAGCGCCCGACCGGGACCTGGGTGCGATGAGCGACATCATTGAGCGCGAGCTTGCCGAACCCACGGCCCCGGACGTCTACCCCGCGCGGGAGGACCTGTCTGACGTGCCCGTCGTGACGACACTCGAGGCGGTCCTGTCTCAGGCGGTCCGGGGCGATGCGAGAACGGCGCATCGTGCCTGA
- a CDS encoding O-antigen ligase family protein, which produces MTQKFALGAFLLYLVLGERVALGRAPGFAGLPVLEVLFVGSALWAWVRAGRPRPSLPGGVISTVGPLFFLLLALPLLGVLLGTYQVTTLYSWMLVLVPGAVLALTATVGARILPVVHLAIVIHGTYALGQALLRLDLLPLSIWGPMQEWDVESQRSLSEAYVIYGRSTGLFINANTFALWSLTALVLSCAFLRGMHRSTGIACALIGILGSQSRTGILCLAVLAVIWLVRTLRDSQALSRHALTSAVFVLPLLLIAYATGLLQRLLGGGLLGRLSSGISILSEGVRADSNMLGRVEAWQVALDYSPTDPRLSLGTLGPPQVQFISFIDNQFVAFYLQGGLLLVGAFVVALLSPVFLHRRGVRPIAPLAVACALVALTSLTLTPVYAAQATCLVWVIAGLTLSSSQALPRPVTRRTQGRTLRTAR; this is translated from the coding sequence GTGACCCAGAAGTTCGCCCTGGGGGCGTTCCTGCTCTATCTCGTCCTCGGCGAACGCGTGGCCCTGGGGCGGGCTCCTGGCTTTGCTGGGCTGCCGGTGCTCGAGGTGCTCTTCGTCGGGTCCGCCCTCTGGGCCTGGGTGCGGGCGGGCCGCCCCCGCCCGTCGCTCCCGGGCGGGGTGATCAGCACGGTCGGACCGCTGTTCTTCCTGCTGCTGGCCCTGCCCCTCCTCGGCGTGCTGCTCGGGACCTACCAGGTGACCACGCTCTACTCCTGGATGTTGGTCCTGGTGCCCGGGGCGGTCCTGGCCCTCACCGCCACGGTCGGCGCCCGGATCCTCCCGGTCGTGCACCTGGCCATCGTGATCCACGGCACCTACGCACTCGGCCAGGCGCTGCTGCGCCTGGACCTGCTCCCCCTGTCCATCTGGGGGCCGATGCAGGAGTGGGACGTCGAGTCACAGCGCTCGCTGAGCGAGGCGTATGTCATCTACGGCCGGTCCACCGGCCTGTTCATCAACGCCAACACCTTCGCGCTCTGGTCCCTGACCGCCCTCGTGCTCTCCTGCGCCTTCCTGCGCGGCATGCACCGCAGCACCGGCATCGCCTGCGCACTCATCGGCATCCTGGGCAGCCAGTCCCGCACCGGGATCCTGTGCCTGGCGGTGCTGGCCGTCATCTGGCTGGTGCGGACGCTGCGCGACTCCCAGGCCCTCTCTCGCCACGCCCTGACCTCTGCCGTCTTCGTCCTTCCCCTGCTCCTGATCGCGTATGCCACCGGGCTGTTGCAGCGGCTGCTCGGGGGCGGTCTGCTGGGTCGCCTCTCGAGCGGGATCTCGATCCTGTCCGAGGGGGTCCGGGCAGACAGCAACATGCTCGGCCGGGTCGAGGCCTGGCAGGTCGCTCTGGACTACTCCCCCACCGACCCCCGGCTGAGCCTGGGCACGCTCGGTCCACCGCAGGTGCAGTTCATCAGTTTCATCGACAACCAGTTCGTCGCCTTCTATCTCCAGGGTGGCCTGCTGCTGGTGGGCGCATTCGTCGTCGCGCTGCTGTCGCCGGTCTTCCTGCACCGTCGGGGAGTGCGCCCGATCGCGCCCCTCGCCGTCGCGTGCGCCCTGGTCGCCCTCACCTCGCTGACCCTGACGCCGGTGTATGCCGCACAGGCGACCTGCCTGGTCTGGGTCATCGCGGGGCTGACACTCTCGAGCTCTCAGGCCCTGCCACGTCCGGTCACCCGGCGCACCCAGGGCCGCACCCTCAGGACCGCACGGTAG